The following proteins come from a genomic window of Flavobacteriaceae bacterium MAR_2010_188:
- a CDS encoding manganese/zinc/iron transport system ATP-binding protein has product MENNNNLKTGNEIPSSAVILAVKVDDLTVAYNYKPVLWDIDLEIPEGVLMAIVGPNGAGKSTLIKAILGILKPIAGSVSIYGKPYEKQRSLVAYVPQKGSVDWDFPTTALDVVMMGTYGSLGWIKRPGQKEKKSALEALEKVGMLSFKNRQISQLSGGQQQRIFLARALVQDALIYFMDEPFQGVDATTEIAIINILKTLRKANKTVVVVHHDLQTVPEYFDWVTFLNVKKIATGPVKDIFNDDNLTKTYGINYKVTLQE; this is encoded by the coding sequence ATGGAAAATAATAATAATTTGAAAACAGGAAATGAGATACCTTCCTCCGCCGTGATACTTGCGGTAAAGGTTGACGATTTAACTGTTGCCTACAATTACAAACCGGTACTGTGGGATATAGATCTAGAAATACCCGAAGGAGTATTAATGGCAATCGTAGGACCCAATGGCGCAGGAAAATCGACTTTAATAAAAGCAATACTCGGAATCTTAAAACCAATTGCAGGGAGTGTGAGCATCTACGGAAAACCCTATGAAAAACAAAGGTCCCTAGTTGCATATGTACCCCAAAAAGGAAGTGTGGATTGGGATTTCCCGACCACGGCCTTGGATGTTGTGATGATGGGCACTTATGGCAGTCTAGGCTGGATCAAACGACCTGGACAAAAAGAAAAAAAATCCGCTCTAGAAGCTCTTGAAAAAGTAGGGATGCTTTCATTCAAAAATCGACAAATTAGCCAACTCTCTGGCGGACAGCAGCAGCGAATTTTTTTAGCTCGCGCATTGGTGCAGGATGCTTTGATTTATTTTATGGATGAGCCTTTTCAGGGGGTTGACGCCACCACTGAAATCGCGATTATCAATATTTTAAAAACCTTGAGAAAAGCAAACAAAACAGTCGTCGTTGTACATCACGACCTTCAAACTGTGCCAGAATATTTTGATTGGGTTACCTTTTTAAACGTGAAAAAAATAGCGACTGGTCCCGTAAAGGATATTTTCAATGATGATAATCTAACTAAAACTTACGGCATTAATTATAAAGTGACATTGCAGGAATAA
- a CDS encoding Putative MetA-pathway of phenol degradation: MNKITLLVLIICGSFQFGFTQKITITDTIVGAQNLKSYTAENVLITDRPDATESPSTIPQGFVQIETGALYESYEENSIKLEAFTYNTTLVRIGILNNLEMRIGWDFVEGRTTLDNTRLTNVSSGFNPLLFGAKIAIAQEDGWFPEIGFLGHLYLPFTASKDYRPETTGVDFRFSFAHTLTENSSIAYNIGAQWGDDNPEAAYIYTLSYAYSISKRFGAYAEVYGDLPENSKSNHYWDAGLTYLIKNNLQLDATVGRSFTEGQDLLLSAGFSLRLPK, encoded by the coding sequence ATGAATAAAATCACGCTTCTAGTACTAATTATCTGTGGAAGTTTTCAATTTGGATTCACCCAAAAGATAACAATCACCGACACCATTGTCGGCGCTCAGAATCTAAAAAGTTATACTGCCGAAAACGTCCTGATAACTGACCGCCCCGATGCTACAGAATCCCCGAGCACGATTCCCCAAGGATTTGTGCAGATTGAGACCGGCGCTTTATACGAAAGTTATGAGGAAAATTCAATTAAGCTTGAAGCTTTTACGTATAACACCACCCTAGTAAGAATCGGGATTTTAAACAATCTAGAAATGCGGATTGGATGGGATTTTGTAGAAGGAAGAACAACATTAGATAATACCAGGTTAACCAATGTGTCGAGCGGATTTAATCCATTGCTCTTTGGAGCAAAAATCGCAATTGCGCAGGAAGATGGTTGGTTTCCTGAAATTGGTTTTTTAGGACATCTCTATCTTCCTTTCACAGCTTCAAAGGATTATAGACCAGAAACTACAGGCGTGGATTTTAGATTTTCTTTTGCCCATACCCTTACCGAAAATTCGAGTATCGCTTACAACATAGGTGCACAATGGGGAGATGATAATCCCGAGGCAGCCTATATCTACACCTTATCTTATGCTTATAGCATCAGCAAACGTTTTGGTGCCTATGCGGAAGTATATGGTGATTTACCAGAAAATTCTAAATCTAACCATTATTGGGATGCTGGTCTAACTTACTTAATAAAAAACAATCTACAACTAGACGCTACCGTGGGTAGAAGTTTTACCGAAGGCCAAGACCTTTTGTTAAGTGCTGGTTTTAGTTTAAGATTGCCCAAATAA
- a CDS encoding manganese/zinc/iron transport system substrate-binding protein has protein sequence MKNILILLGACIFIIGCKSENSSDQRLKVVTTTSMITDLVTNIGGDLISVQGLMGSGVDPHLYKASEGDVHKLGSADVVFYNGLHLEGKLVEVFEKMQSRKVNTVALSDALDKSTLIGSEYFASNYDPHIWFNVDYWEQATAYVVETLSKDAPEYKDDFEENGKIYIEKLQALKEDLHSKISTLPEEKRILVTAHDAFNYFGKSFGFEVVGLQGISTATEAGVQDVQRLAGFIIEKKIKAIFIESSVPKRTIEALKAAVNAQNYDVEIGGTLYSDALGNPGTDEGTYIGMFKYNVETIVNALK, from the coding sequence ATGAAAAATATACTAATATTACTTGGGGCATGCATATTTATAATAGGATGTAAGTCAGAAAACAGTTCTGATCAACGATTAAAGGTTGTAACCACAACATCTATGATTACGGATCTTGTCACAAATATTGGTGGAGACCTAATTAGTGTTCAGGGTCTAATGGGTAGTGGTGTGGACCCTCATCTCTATAAAGCTTCGGAAGGTGATGTCCATAAGTTAGGTAGCGCAGATGTGGTTTTTTATAATGGTTTGCACCTAGAAGGAAAACTGGTCGAGGTTTTTGAGAAAATGCAAAGCAGGAAAGTTAATACAGTAGCATTGTCTGATGCTTTGGACAAATCTACACTGATCGGTTCTGAATATTTTGCGAGCAATTATGATCCACACATTTGGTTTAATGTTGATTATTGGGAACAGGCAACAGCATATGTAGTGGAAACATTATCGAAAGATGCGCCGGAATATAAGGATGATTTTGAGGAAAATGGGAAGATTTACATTGAAAAACTTCAAGCATTAAAAGAAGATTTACATTCAAAGATTTCAACTTTGCCAGAGGAAAAAAGAATCTTGGTTACCGCACATGATGCATTCAATTACTTCGGAAAATCATTTGGTTTTGAAGTTGTTGGTCTGCAAGGAATTTCGACTGCTACAGAAGCTGGTGTCCAAGATGTCCAGCGTTTAGCCGGTTTTATTATTGAAAAAAAGATCAAAGCAATCTTTATTGAAAGTTCAGTTCCAAAAAGGACCATCGAAGCCTTAAAGGCCGCGGTAAATGCCCAAAATTATGATGTTGAAATTGGAGGTACGCTTTATTCCGACGCCCTAGGAAATCCGGGAACAGACGAAGGCACATATATCGGGATGTTCAAATATAATGTTGAAACCATCGTAAATGCTCTCAAATAG
- a CDS encoding iron (metal) dependent repressor, DtxR family, producing MSVAVENFIKAIYKNDHQDHNDTKPGNIAKKLGISNAAATDMAKKLAAKDLLNYEKYQALQLTPKGTEMALNVIRKHRLWESFLFKFFDMSLHEIHREAELLEHETSDFLADKISEFLGNPSFDPHGDPIPNSEGKITTDDHSIPLDAAEEGKIYKVARLVSDDKDFFDFCSQHGLKYGNSFKVLRQFNNTNMTEVRVNSQTLLLNKEFTNLIYVLIDE from the coding sequence ATGTCCGTAGCTGTAGAAAATTTTATAAAGGCAATTTACAAAAATGATCATCAAGATCACAATGATACCAAGCCCGGTAATATTGCGAAAAAGCTCGGTATATCTAATGCTGCGGCAACCGATATGGCTAAAAAATTGGCCGCCAAGGATTTGCTCAATTATGAAAAGTACCAAGCGCTTCAGCTTACTCCAAAAGGTACGGAGATGGCATTAAACGTCATTAGGAAACACCGGCTTTGGGAATCGTTTCTCTTCAAATTTTTTGATATGTCCCTTCATGAAATTCATCGAGAAGCGGAATTATTAGAACATGAGACATCAGACTTTCTTGCTGATAAGATTTCAGAATTTTTGGGCAATCCAAGCTTTGATCCTCACGGTGATCCAATACCAAATAGCGAAGGGAAAATAACCACTGATGACCATTCTATCCCTTTAGATGCCGCAGAGGAAGGTAAGATTTACAAGGTAGCAAGATTGGTAAGCGACGATAAGGATTTTTTTGATTTCTGTTCCCAGCACGGTCTTAAGTATGGAAATTCGTTTAAGGTTCTAAGACAGTTTAATAACACCAATATGACAGAAGTGAGGGTAAATTCCCAAACGCTTTTGTTGAATAAGGAATTTACAAATCTTATATATGTTTTGATAGATGAATAA